A window from Candidatus Arthromitus sp. SFB-rat-Yit encodes these proteins:
- the dnaA gene encoding chromosomal replication initiator protein DnaA — protein sequence MEFSYTELWDDILLELKKNLSDISFNTWFSDIEILNIYNSTIILGCNNSLILETINLRYIDSLTSIIFNITKHSYKVKCILKESFKNEYSKNLTKTIVLKNNNDILNTSLNSNLNSKYTFETFVVGNSNRFAHAASLAVAESPSKAYNPLFIYGGVGLGKTHLMHAIGHLINENNSKLKVVYLTSEKFINELISSIKDDKNIEFRDKYRTVDVLLIDDVQFIAGKERTQEEFFHTFNALHESNKQIILSSDRPPKEIKTLEERLRSRFEWGLIADIQPPDYETRIAILRKKSDVDNLNVPNEVLIYIATKIKSNIRELEGALLRVVAYTNLTNTPISLELAKEALKDLISVNNSKIITIEYIQETISNYFDLTIDIIKSQRRTQNIAFPRQIAMYLCRKLTDSSLPKIGEKFGGRDHTTVIHAYEKILNKIESDPEFNNLINELSNKITNNK from the coding sequence TTGGAATTTAGTTATACAGAGTTATGGGATGACATTTTGTTAGAATTGAAAAAAAATTTATCGGATATCAGCTTCAATACATGGTTCTCAGATATAGAAATTTTAAATATTTACAACTCTACCATAATTCTTGGATGTAATAACTCTTTAATTTTAGAAACTATTAATCTCAGATATATCGATTCATTAACTTCAATAATATTCAATATAACAAAGCATTCATATAAAGTTAAATGCATATTGAAAGAATCATTTAAAAATGAATATTCCAAAAATCTGACTAAAACTATTGTATTGAAAAATAATAATGATATTTTAAATACTTCTTTAAATTCTAATTTAAATTCTAAATATACATTTGAAACTTTTGTTGTTGGAAATAGTAATAGATTTGCTCATGCTGCATCTTTAGCTGTTGCAGAATCCCCATCTAAAGCATATAACCCATTATTTATTTATGGCGGTGTAGGTTTGGGAAAAACGCATTTAATGCATGCTATAGGTCATTTAATCAATGAAAATAATTCTAAATTAAAAGTTGTTTATCTTACTTCAGAAAAATTTATTAATGAGTTAATTAGCTCAATAAAGGACGATAAAAACATAGAATTTAGGGATAAATATAGAACTGTTGACGTTTTACTTATTGATGATGTTCAATTTATTGCTGGAAAAGAACGTACACAAGAAGAATTTTTCCATACATTCAATGCTCTACATGAATCTAATAAGCAAATTATACTATCAAGCGATAGACCTCCAAAAGAAATAAAGACACTTGAAGAAAGACTACGTTCAAGATTTGAATGGGGACTAATTGCAGATATACAACCCCCTGATTATGAAACGAGAATAGCTATATTAAGGAAAAAATCTGATGTTGATAATTTGAATGTTCCAAATGAAGTACTTATCTATATAGCAACAAAAATTAAATCAAATATTCGTGAATTAGAAGGGGCCCTTTTAAGAGTAGTAGCCTACACTAATTTAACAAATACTCCTATTTCCCTTGAGTTAGCTAAAGAAGCCTTAAAAGACCTAATAAGTGTTAATAATTCAAAAATAATTACAATTGAATACATACAAGAAACAATATCTAACTACTTTGATTTAACTATCGATATAATTAAATCTCAAAGAAGAACCCAAAATATAGCTTTTCCCAGACAAATTGCTATGTATTTATGTAGAAAACTTACAGATTCATCTTTACCTAAAATAGGCGAAAAATTTGGTGGTAGAGACCATACTACAGTCATACATGCTTATGAAAAAATATTAAATAAAATAGAGTCTGATCCAGAGTTTAATAATTTAATTAATGAATTATCAAATAAAATTACTAATAATAAATAA
- the dnaN gene encoding DNA polymerase III subunit beta translates to MKFFCNKSELVEKINIVQKAITNKINSSVLGSIFMHIDDNNLTMIGVDTDLSIETKVNAKVVEQGKLFLDSKLFGEIIKRLPSDKIEIKNNELNKKNIIISSGNTEFNLLNLDSKEYPQIPQVDFQNKILLKQSIFKNMIKSTTFSASFDESKGIITGVLINIKNNILTFVALDGFRLALKSEIIDNNEDINIIIPARTLNELNKILKETDDLIEIYLTNNFIMINVNNDKIVLKLLQGDFIKYDSIIPREYKLSVIVSKYELINGLERSTLLTKDKNNNLVKMEIREDKLVLKSHSSFGQLKEEIVIKKDGIDLDIAFNSRYLVDAVKSIEEDEIEIKFNNNITPCIIKGNKSDSSKYMVLPVRFIV, encoded by the coding sequence ATGAAATTTTTTTGCAATAAATCAGAATTGGTTGAAAAAATAAATATTGTTCAAAAAGCTATAACAAATAAAATCAATTCCTCTGTTTTAGGTAGTATATTTATGCATATAGATGATAATAATTTAACAATGATTGGCGTAGATACAGATTTATCAATTGAAACAAAGGTTAATGCTAAGGTAGTCGAACAAGGTAAATTATTTTTAGATTCAAAATTGTTTGGTGAAATAATAAAAAGACTTCCTTCGGATAAAATTGAAATCAAAAACAATGAGTTAAATAAAAAAAATATAATTATTTCATCAGGTAATACTGAATTTAATTTATTGAATTTAGATTCAAAAGAATATCCTCAAATACCCCAAGTTGATTTTCAAAATAAAATATTATTAAAACAATCTATATTTAAGAATATGATAAAAAGCACAACTTTTTCTGCCTCGTTTGATGAATCTAAAGGTATAATTACAGGAGTTCTTATAAATATAAAGAATAATATTTTAACTTTTGTAGCCTTAGACGGATTTAGGCTTGCATTAAAAAGTGAAATTATAGATAATAATGAGGATATAAATATAATAATTCCAGCTAGGACGTTAAATGAATTAAATAAAATACTTAAAGAAACAGATGATTTAATTGAAATATATCTTACAAATAATTTCATAATGATAAATGTGAATAATGATAAAATAGTATTAAAATTACTCCAAGGAGACTTTATAAAATATGATTCAATAATACCTAGAGAATATAAATTATCTGTTATTGTTTCTAAATATGAATTAATTAATGGATTAGAAAGATCAACATTATTAACTAAAGATAAAAACAACAATTTAGTTAAAATGGAAATAAGAGAAGATAAATTAGTATTAAAGTCCCATTCTTCTTTTGGTCAACTAAAGGAGGAAATAGTAATAAAAAAAGATGGGATAGATTTAGATATAGCTTTTAATTCTAGATATCTTGTTGATGCGGTTAAATCAATCGAAGAGGATGAGATTGAAATTAAATTTAATAATAATATAACTCCTTGTATAATTAAGGGTAATAAAAGCGATAGTTCAAAGTATATGGTTTTACCTGTTAGATTTATTGTTTAA
- the recF gene encoding DNA replication/repair protein RecF (All proteins in this family for which functions are known are DNA-binding proteins that assist the filamentation of RecA onto DNA for the initiation of recombination or recombinational repair.) — MRFCDIKLENFRNYKNISINLHANLNILVGNNGGGKTNILESIYFFSLLKSHRTTKLNNLINFKEQYTQIFANIIKDDEKKLVGRVKFDKLKGKNININNLNISRLIDFIGYIKVIMIAPEDMKIIKDSPAIRRKFLDINISQIDRTYLECIINYNKVLKLKNNLLKEKNVNDKLLDVYDEQIASYSEIIINKRLEYIDKIDKISKNIHTNISLNKENIIITYNSFIDLEICRNNKNIKDIIINILKKDRSMDKIRQSSSKGIHRDDFIVFINDKEASNYSSQGQQKSAIISIKLAIVKIIKEITKEYPVLLLDDVLSELDSERRNFLINFLPNVQTFITCTEIYEEILRPCKVFNIHKGEILERC, encoded by the coding sequence ATGCGGTTTTGTGATATTAAATTGGAAAACTTTAGGAATTATAAGAATATAAGTATTAATTTACATGCAAATTTAAATATTTTAGTAGGTAATAATGGAGGGGGAAAAACAAATATATTAGAATCAATTTATTTTTTTTCATTGTTAAAATCCCATAGAACAACAAAATTAAATAATTTAATTAATTTTAAAGAACAGTATACGCAAATATTTGCTAATATTATAAAAGATGATGAAAAAAAATTAGTAGGACGTGTTAAATTTGATAAGTTAAAAGGGAAAAATATAAATATAAATAATTTAAATATTAGTAGATTAATAGATTTTATAGGGTATATAAAAGTTATTATGATAGCTCCGGAAGATATGAAAATAATTAAAGATTCACCTGCTATTAGAAGAAAATTTTTAGATATTAATATATCTCAAATTGATAGAACTTATTTAGAATGTATTATTAACTATAATAAAGTTTTAAAATTAAAAAATAATTTACTGAAAGAAAAAAATGTTAACGATAAGCTACTGGATGTATATGATGAACAAATAGCCTCATACAGTGAAATTATAATTAATAAAAGATTAGAATATATAGATAAGATAGACAAAATTTCCAAAAATATACATACTAATATATCTCTTAATAAAGAAAATATAATAATTACCTATAATTCTTTTATAGATTTGGAAATTTGTAGAAATAATAAAAATATAAAAGATATAATTATAAATATATTAAAAAAAGATAGGTCTATGGATAAAATTAGACAAAGTTCTAGTAAGGGTATACATAGAGATGATTTTATAGTTTTTATAAATGATAAAGAAGCTTCGAATTATTCATCGCAAGGTCAACAAAAAAGTGCAATTATATCTATAAAATTAGCTATTGTAAAAATAATAAAGGAAATTACAAAAGAATATCCTGTATTACTTTTAGATGATGTATTATCAGAACTTGATAGTGAAAGGAGGAATTTTTTAATAAATTTCCTTCCAAATGTTCAAACATTTATAACTTGTACTGAAATATATGAGGAAATTTTAAGACCCTGTAAGGTTTTTAATATACACAAAGGTGAAATTTTAGAGAGGTGTTAA
- the remB gene encoding extracellular matrix regulator RemB codes for MYIQLGNEVSVIDKDIVGIFNIDTTFKSKDSNDFLRISDEEGFVQKTYDYYIKSVVVTEINNKSKIFLSSISSHTLIKRISGDKI; via the coding sequence TTGTATATTCAATTAGGAAATGAAGTAAGTGTTATAGATAAAGATATAGTTGGTATATTTAATATAGATACAACTTTTAAATCTAAAGATAGTAATGATTTCTTAAGAATATCTGATGAAGAGGGATTTGTACAAAAAACGTATGATTATTATATTAAATCTGTTGTAGTAACAGAGATAAATAATAAAAGTAAGATTTTTTTATCTTCAATTTCATCTCATACATTAATAAAAAGAATTAGTGGAGATAAAATTTAA
- the gyrB gene encoding DNA topoisomerase (ATP-hydrolyzing) subunit B, with protein sequence MQQNNYNQYDENQIEVLEGLEAVRKRPGMYIGSTSKKGLHHLVYEIVDNSIDEALAGFCDQISITINKDNSILISDNGRGIPVGEHPKLKKSTLEVIMTVLHAGGKFNGNGYKISGGLHGVGASVVNALSEKCYVKVKRGGDIYFQEYSRGKPIDDVKKVGRTTENGTETFFIPDKEIFTETVEYDFDVLSQRLRELAFLNAGIRISLIDLRFDKSENFFYIGGVKEFVKHINKGKECLFDDVIYFEHSKNDLNLQIAMQYTDSYNENVLTYVNNIFTQEGGTHLIGFKTSLTRCVNDYAKKFNYIKEHNKDEIKSLIGEDIREGLVCVLSVKIPNPQFEGQTKTKLGNSEVRSIVDSIFFNCFSEFLNENPNIGKIVCEKAIIAAKAREAAKKARETTRKSVLDRTSLPGKLADCSSKNPEECEIYIVEGDSAGGSAKQGRDRKFQAILPLAGKIMNVEKQRIFKILSSETIRCMITAFGCGIGQEFDVNKIRYNRIILMTDADVDGSHIRTLLLTFLYRYMPEVIEKGFVYIARPPLYKVTESKKEFYCYTEEELNLKLKEINKSNLIIQRYKGLGEMNPSQLWETTMNPETRTLLRVTIEHASYADEIFSILMGDKVEPRREFIRNNARDVKNLDI encoded by the coding sequence TTGCAACAGAATAATTACAATCAATATGATGAAAATCAAATAGAGGTTTTAGAAGGGCTTGAAGCTGTTCGTAAAAGACCAGGTATGTACATAGGAAGCACTTCTAAAAAAGGACTTCATCATTTAGTATACGAAATAGTAGATAATAGTATTGATGAGGCTTTGGCTGGATTTTGTGATCAAATAAGTATAACGATAAATAAGGATAATTCAATACTCATAAGTGATAATGGGAGAGGTATACCTGTTGGAGAACATCCTAAATTAAAAAAATCAACATTAGAAGTTATTATGACAGTACTACATGCTGGTGGAAAGTTTAATGGAAATGGTTATAAAATTTCTGGAGGATTGCATGGTGTAGGAGCATCGGTTGTTAATGCTTTATCTGAAAAATGTTACGTGAAAGTTAAAAGAGGCGGTGATATATATTTTCAAGAGTATAGTAGAGGCAAACCTATAGATGATGTTAAAAAAGTTGGTAGAACAACAGAAAACGGGACTGAAACATTTTTTATTCCTGATAAAGAAATTTTTACAGAAACTGTAGAATATGATTTTGATGTTTTAAGTCAAAGGTTAAGAGAATTAGCTTTTTTAAATGCAGGAATAAGAATAAGTTTAATTGATTTAAGATTTGATAAATCTGAAAATTTTTTCTATATAGGCGGCGTAAAGGAATTTGTAAAACATATAAACAAAGGCAAGGAGTGTCTTTTTGATGATGTTATATATTTTGAACATTCAAAGAATGATTTGAACTTACAAATAGCTATGCAATATACTGATAGTTATAATGAAAATGTATTAACATATGTAAACAATATATTTACTCAGGAAGGAGGAACTCATCTTATAGGATTTAAAACTTCTTTAACAAGGTGTGTAAATGATTATGCTAAAAAGTTTAATTACATAAAAGAACATAATAAGGATGAAATAAAGAGTTTAATAGGTGAGGATATTAGAGAAGGACTTGTGTGTGTGTTGTCAGTAAAAATTCCTAATCCTCAATTTGAAGGACAAACAAAAACTAAACTTGGTAATAGTGAAGTTAGAAGTATTGTAGATAGTATATTTTTTAATTGTTTTTCAGAATTTTTAAATGAAAATCCAAATATCGGGAAAATTGTATGTGAGAAAGCTATTATCGCTGCTAAAGCAAGAGAAGCGGCTAAAAAGGCACGGGAAACTACTCGTAAATCTGTTTTAGATAGAACATCATTACCAGGAAAGCTTGCAGATTGTTCATCTAAAAATCCTGAAGAGTGTGAAATTTATATTGTTGAGGGTGATTCTGCGGGTGGATCAGCAAAACAAGGAAGAGATAGAAAATTTCAGGCTATACTTCCGCTGGCAGGTAAAATTATGAATGTTGAAAAGCAGAGAATTTTTAAGATATTATCATCTGAAACTATAAGATGTATGATAACTGCATTTGGATGTGGTATAGGTCAAGAGTTTGATGTAAACAAGATAAGATATAATCGTATAATTCTTATGACTGATGCTGATGTTGATGGATCACATATTAGAACTCTTTTATTAACATTTTTGTATAGATATATGCCTGAAGTTATAGAAAAGGGTTTTGTATACATAGCTAGACCTCCTTTATATAAGGTTACAGAAAGTAAAAAGGAATTTTATTGTTACACTGAAGAAGAATTGAATTTGAAATTAAAAGAAATAAATAAGAGCAATTTAATAATTCAAAGGTATAAAGGTTTAGGAGAAATGAATCCTTCTCAATTGTGGGAAACTACTATGAATCCGGAAACTAGAACGCTTTTAAGAGTGACGATTGAGCATGCTAGTTATGCAGATGAGATATTTTCTATATTAATGGGAGATAAAGTGGAACCTAGAAGAGAATTCATAAGAAATAATGCAAGAGATGTCAAGAATTTAGATATCTAG